Proteins from one Mercurialis annua linkage group LG7, ddMerAnnu1.2, whole genome shotgun sequence genomic window:
- the LOC126654889 gene encoding alkane hydroxylase MAH1-like yields the protein MASICLFEIFLAVIAFVILRYLLKTDGQPINWPIVGMLPDSIFNFHRIHDRITEILEQDGLTFLYKGPWFSHVKMLLTVDPANIHYIMSSNFSNFPKGSEFSKIFHILGDGIFNSDYESWKNQRKLAQALISHRRFHQFLVKTCRNMVEKGLVPVLEHVADQKCVLDLQDLFQRFTFDITCELVTGINPKCLSVDFPQVDFSKAMDDAEEALFYRHLWPEFSWKLQSWLGFGPEWKMQKAQGVLHDVTAEYIARKREELKKQSGSEQIRDEGVDLLTSYMSNEAEINGAKPDDKFLRDTILNFLLAGRDTTSSALTWFFWNISKNPKILSKIREEIKEKCSVFDPKELNSLVYLHGALCESLRLYPPVPFQHKAPFREDTLPSGHRVKPDTKIAICMYSMGRMASIWGEDCLEFKPERWISEGGKIKHEPSYKFLVFNAGPRTCLGKEIAFTQMKAVAAKILHSYNFELVEGHNVSPASNSIILHMKYGLRVRVSRRWV from the coding sequence ATGGCCTCTATAtgcctttttgaaattttcctAGCCGTTATAGCCTTTGTCATTCTTCGTTATCTCTTAAAAACTGACGGCCAGCCGATAAATTGGCCGATCGTCGGAATGCTACCGGATTCAATCTTCAACTTTCACCGCATTCACGACAGGATTACGGAAATTCTGGAGCAAGATGGTCTCACATTTTTGTACAAAGGACCTTGGTTTTCCCATGTCAAGATGTTATTAACAGTGGATCCAGCAAATATTCACTATATTATGAGCTCCAATTTCTCAAATTTCCCGAAAGGCTCCGAATTCTCTAAGATATTTCACATTCTTGGAGATGGGATTTTCAATTCGGATTACGAGTCTTGGAAGAATCAAAGAAAACTTGCGCAGGCATTGATTAGTCACCGGAGATTTCACCAGTTCTTGGTGAAAACTTGTCGGAATATGGTGGAGAAAGGGCTTGTTCCTGTTCTTGAACATGTAGCTGATCAAAAATGTGTGTTAGACTTGCAAGATTTGTTTCAAAGGTTTACATTTGATATCACATGCGAATTGGTTACCGGAATTAACCCGAAATGCCTATCGGTCGACTTTCCGCAAGTCGATTTTTCGAAAGCCATGGATGATGCTGAGGAAGCTTTATTTTATCGGCATTTGTGGCCAGAATTTTCTTGGAAGTTACAAAGCTGGCTAGGGTTTGGTCCTGAATGGAAAATGCAAAAAGCTCAGGGTGTTCTTCACGACGTGACAGCCGAATATATAGCAAGAAAACGAGAAGAACTCAAGAAACAGTCCGGTTCGGAACAAATCAGAGACGAAGGAGTTGATTTATTAACATCATACATGAGTAACGAAGCCGAAATTAACGGTGCAAAACCGGATGATAAGTTCCTAAGAGACACAATACTAAATTTCTTACTAGCAGGAAGAGACACAACCAGCTCTGCCCTAACTTGGTTTTTCTGGAACATTTCCAAGAATCCAAAAATACTATCCAAGATAAGAgaagaaatcaaagaaaaatgCTCCGTATTCGACCCGAAAGAGCTAAACAGTCTGGTTTATCTTCACGGAGCTTTATGTGAATCATTAAGGCTATACCCACCAGTTCCATTTCAGCACAAAGCTCCATTTCGAGAAGACACACTGCCAAGCGGACACAGAGTCAAACCAGACACAAAAATAGCAATTTGCATGTATTCAATGGGGAGAATGGCGTCAATATGGGGCGAAGATTGCTTAGAATTCAAGCCAGAGAGATGGATTAGTGAAGGAGGTAAGATTAAACATGAACCATCATACAAATTCTTAGTATTTAATGCAGGACCAAGGACTTGTCTTGGGAAGGAAATTGCATTCACTCAAATGAAGGCGGTTGCAGCTAAAATACTGCATAGCTATAATTTTGAATTAGTTGAAGGACATAATGTTTCTCCAGCTAGCAACTCCATAATTCTGCACATGAAATACGGCCTACGAGTCAGAGTGAGCAGGAGATGGgtttga